GAGGGTAGACTCCAGTTCTGTGACTTTGTAATTCCACATTTGACATAACTCATTTGTGGCTCCGCAGGGTTTCTGTCTGCTTCTCCTCGGAGTCTCATTGACTTTTCTCATGgagatttattttttgctttagttGTTTGAGGGTGGTGTAATTTAGGACAGAAGTTTGGTTACGACCACATCTGGACTCACTACTTGAAGACTCTGACAGGTAATAGTTCTAACTAAATTTTCTGTTATGGCACCTTCTCTGTGGCTGGCATGGTGCCAAGCGTTTTgcaattattaactcatttgatcttcatgacagcATGAAGTAGgtgctgctattatccccatcttacttcagaggaaactgaggcagacaggacaAGTgccttgcccagcatcacacagctagtgaacttgtgaagctacatttgaactcctgGTCTTCTATCTCCAGGCGCTGTGCTGTCTAGCTTTCATCTaacatttgaaaatcaaatgatagGCACATTTGAAAACTTTAATTGGTCATCTTTGTAATTTTAAGGAAGTCTTATGAATAGCTTTTGTTTTCacatcatctttattttcatttatatctctTATGCTGctctatctttcttttaaaaaatattcaacaaagaaaaaataatgcagtCAACAAAAACCAGTCTGTGGCTCACTCATGTTTGgtgatatatttaatattccaCAGCCACTGTTTTTCccaattttgctttctttacGTTGCATTAATTTATATAGTCTTCCCAAGCTTCCCCAAATTCTTCTTTATTCATAAGGATCTATTCCACTCAATAACtactaaacatttataaaaagctTATTATGTGACTTCTGACCAGGAGGGCTGCCTAAGTGGAAGTATAACACTGTTCTCATATACCTACTCTAGTAAAAGCCTGAAATTTGCCTCAGActgaataatgatcaagaaatccaatgagaaaCTACAGAAATTTCGTTTGTTGCTCCCTAGAACAGAACTTCGCAAAAAGCCACCCAACAGCCCGTGGGAAATAGGAAAGGGCCCTGTCTGCAAAGCCGCCACCATCTCAGGCAAACCAAGCTAGCCAGTCTAGGCCAAAAGAGCAGCCAGTGAGAGGTGTAGCTTTTCAAAGAGGCTCCCTTGATAAAGACCCAGAAGGGTCAGGAGGCTTCTAAATGGTGAGAAAACTCCTGGTAGGGACCTTAGAAGCTCCATAGAGTAGCAGAAAACAGAGCAGGGCATGGACCAAAAACCTAAAGTGCCCGGTGCTGTCCTGATGTAACAGAGAGGGCCCTGAAGATTTGAGCCtatgggggaggagggggtggagagtGGTACAGGAACCCAGGAGTCCCAGGTTGAGGACAAGCAGAGCTTAGACCTCTGCCCAAAAGAGCAGCAAGAGATAGCCTGACCCTGGCCTGAAGCTTTTGTCTCAGGAACTAAAGTTGGAGAGTTTATTTCATAGAAAACACTGACCAGTATCAATTACCCTAAATATGGAGGTCCTCTCAAAAGAAAGGATAAGTCCATGGCTGCCGCAAGCAGACTCTGAAAGGAAGAGATGGATTTCCCTCAAAGAGAACGTGAATATATCTAGGAGAAATAAAGCAAGggactagatttttaaaaattaactaagatttaaaaaaaataataactaataaggGAAGTTTTGGAAAGGGAGTAAAAAGATTAGATGAGAAAGTGGGAAATCTTGCCAAGTAACGGATGCCCTGAAAAGGCAGATCTGCCTGTGGCCGGGTGACTGCCACACATCTGATCACTTGGAAGCTGACGGCTTAGGCAAATTGGCCTTTAAATAACAGGGGAAGATAGAAAAGAAGTTTCTGCGACCTTGGGAGCTCCCACCTTCATCCAGATAGCTGCTTCTAGATTTTTCTTGTCCACATTGGTAGCTGGACTGATCCATCTTGGGGCAAATTTAAGTCACACTGCTCTAGGTTTGTGTGGAAACTTCCTTTCCCTGCTGGTGTTATGGGAATGTAGATTAACTCACACCTCCCCAGAGTGCAGTgcacagaaccaggagaccagTTTCAATGATAACAAGAGCTCTGAGAGACATAAGAACTCCCATTAAGGCAGAGACCAGTCGCCTTTCCAGTGGCCCCACATTGATGCTTGCTTCCTCTCTCCTGACGGAGGAGGGCTCACGGGCTGCAGCAAGAGAAGGACGTTGTTAATAATAACTGTTAAATGCATGGCCAGTTTGGCGGTTTGATTTGACCATGCAAATATGTCataaggatttttgtttttgtgagagggaaagataatagattttctttcattggaaaaaaaatgataaaaagattttAGAGAATTCTGGGTTTTATGAACTGACGCAGATGCAGGATGATGGCTTTTGCAAAGACAGTGCCTTTTTTCCACCATCCTTGTTAACTGTTGAGGGTGCCCCCCATTCCCCAtctccatcctccactcagcctGTTTCTAATGGAAGTCGTACAGAATGAAATGCTTGCAAAATGGTGAGGAAAGtcttttccttatctccttttctccctcccgtcttctttccttccttcctttagtaAGAGCTTTTTATGTTCCAGCTTCTGGGCTACAGTACTagggatacaaggaaaggcaaaaacagtccctgccctcattgACCGTAATGGAACCATGTGTGATGTAGAAAGAGAAGATGCAAGAGGAGTTGCAAAGGGAGGGCATTAACAAGCAGAGTGATTGGGAAAGGTTTCCCAGAGAAGCTGGGCTTTGAGTGGAGCCTTGTTTCAAATTTCAGACTTACTTACCCACCAAAAATAAACATGCCTATGCTAGAGCAGAACCCAGAAGGAGGAGTCAGCATGAAATCACAACTCTCGGTGTCAGGCAACTTGATTGTGAAGAAAGGGCTTTCTAGTAGTGCTACCTACGCTTTTGTGAGGAGTGGGACTGTTCTCCTTAAGTTCTCTACCTTCTTTCCCAATGAGTTTGAGCCAACAGAGAAGGCTTTTTATCTAGAAACTATTAAAGCTTACGATTGCTCTAAGACTTTTGGCAGGCAGGCACTGTCTTGGGCAGACAATAGCTGAAAGGCCGATTGGGCCCAGAGTGGAACagcagaaagaaatgagaaattttgCAGTGCTTTCAAATGGCCCTAAACTTCTCCCTAAAAACAATGTCCACCTTTTTAATCccaatattttttcagttatgcTATATGGCCCTGAGTCCTGGAATACCACTCTATGAAGAATTCAAATTGTCATATACTCAGAGGGCAAAGGAGAGGTGCATGATGGGCATGAGTATAGACTCTTATCCATGACCAGCGAAGAAATTCCCGGGAGAAACAGCATAAGGGATGTCGTCAGGGATCTGTACAATGAGGAAAGGAGGTAGGCTGGTTGGCTAACAAGAACGAAGAGCCTTGTGAGCCTTGTTAACAGATCTAATGAGGAGGTCCCTTGGTGTGGTTGGTGAACCCTTTGTGAAGGAGTTACAACTTAAGTCTTGAAAGAGATGAGCTCGTTAGGCTGTAATAAGGAGGAAGTCCATTCCAGACATGGCAGGACAGCAAGGCCAATTTCATTGAAGTGGGAAGGGATGTGACGCGATCTGGCTTGATGGGTGGTAGTGTGAAATGAGTCTAGAAATACGGGATGGAGTCAGATGGTAGAGGCCCTCGGATGCCATGCTAACAAGTCTATTTTCTCCTAGAGGGAATATAGAACCTCTGTGCACTTTTGCATAGGGGCAGTAACCTTGTCAGGTTTGCTCATTAAGAAACTTCATTTAGGAGCTATAAGATGGAAGACGATCCATTTGACTTCAATAGTAGTTCAGGCAGGAGCTCGATAACCATTAGAACAAGGGTTGGGATGGATCTCTGGGAATTTTCTTGTCTCCAGAGCAAATCActgatttgtttcttctctacCAGGAGGGGTTCTAGTTTCTAGACCTGATGTGGTCTCCACTCTGGTTTGAGGGGAAATGCCTTATGTCCAGTACATACAGGGACCTGAGGACGGAGAGTTCTAATAATGTGAGCCCTGCCCAGGTGAGtgagtgagggaggaagggagagagagggatagaTGCCGAGACTTGTTGGGGAGCTACAAACCAGGCCTATGCTCATCTGTGTGCCTTTTTCCTTTGCTCTTCCCTCCTCGCTTCCCAGGTTCTCACCCTCTGCCCAGATGGGGAATGCAGGCCATTTGAAGATGACAGCCATGTCCCCAGCAGCCAAATCTCAGGTAACCTCGAAATCCTTATCTCCTTTGCCACCTGTTCTGCTTAGATGGCACTTCATCTTTCCTCATCATCCCACAAAGGGCTCATGGGAAGTCAGCTGCTTTGGGGGGCCTTTATTtctgtatctataaaatgaagacaatcaTATTTAAACTTTCTTCCCTCCCAGGCTGTTGGAGGGACTGGCCGAGATCAATGCACAGAACTtgctttgtaaatctcaaagtgCCGTACACATGAATGATTAATAATGATATTGATGAGAATGGGATTTAAATCTATTGGAAAAAGATGTAGGCCCTTTCAAAAATAGGTATTTACCAGCGGGTACTTGTGTTAGAGCTATAATCTAAGACTCAGCTTATTTAGGCaaaatctttttgtttctgtcttgaGGGCAAGACACAGGAACCGTGTCTGACTGTTGGCTAGTCACCAGAATTGTTGGCTAATAGCGCCTGGAAAAGGTCAGTCCGATATACTGGAATGACCGTTAGCCTTGGAATCAAGAGATGTGGCTTGTAATCATGGCTTTGCATTTGCTGTATGTCCTTGGGCCCCACCGAGCCTTGGagttcttatttataaaatgggagtaattgGACTTTGACTCTCTGCCTCCGATCTCTACTCATATGATTAGCACTAATTAAGATCTGAGCTCTTAGTATCATCTAGTCCAGTcttccattttaccaatgaggaaactgagacctagacaATTTTGATGACTTCAGAGGTTCTGTAGCTCAGAATTGATGTTTAAATCTGGTCCTCTGATCCCCTGTTTTTCCCACTTTAACATGCTGCCTGTCCCATGCCATTCagcttcaaatgagataatatataagaTGTGTTTAGAAATCCAAagacattatatgtgtgtgtatgtgtagatgcgtatttacatatatatatatacacacacacacacacacacacacatatacacatacatacacacatatacacacacacacatatatacacatatatacggacacaaatatatgtgaccaataataaaaataacattttgtgaccaaaaataaaaataattgcactAAAAATATATTGTGGGGGaagagatagttttttttttgaagacagACATTTAGGAATAATACTGGATTCTTTGCCCTGTGCTAAGATGGTAGCCCAGCTCTATAACATATTACCTGTGTTTTTATTGATCCTCTCTTGGacttattttcctcctctgtaaaactgGATAACCCTTGGGGAGCCTTACAGTTCTAAGTCTTTGTGTATTATTGTGTGTTATATTCCGCATTGCCTATTATCATTaggtatatatatgtaacattccATTATGCTCTTTCTTTGTTGATAAGAAAGTTCAAGTGCAGAGGGTAAGAATTCAAGGGGACCAACTTCATGCCTTGGGTGGTTGTGGGTGGGTATCCTACTTTGTAGGAAAGATCAGAGCCGGACTGGTAGGCACCTCAGTAATCTTCCAACTCCAGCCCTTTCGTTTTTCAgagggaaaggattttcccaatgTCACAAGGCCAGCAAggtggacttggaatcagaggaGGAGAGTTGAAATGATTGAAGCCtgtgagccttggtttcctccttTGTGAAATGGAAGTGCTATTGGTATTGTTTACTGTGAGGGTCAAGTGACATAGTGGGAATGAAGttctttgtaaatcataaagtGTATTTCAATTATGATCATTATTATCATAGCCCTGGGGAAGGAAAGGACCGCCTTCATAGTTGGGCTATACTGCAAGGGGTGAAAGTAAGGATATATTGTTTGCCAATACTCACTCAAGGAAGTGTGTTGCAATGGTTAAGGAGCTGGCCTCAGGGAAGTCAGGAAGCTTAGGTGTATGTGCCATTTCTACCCCATGTTGGCTGCGTCACTCCGGGCAAGTCCCGTCCCCTCTCCATGCTCTAGGCAGCTCtcaaagactataaattgcagaaatgGTGCTGACCTGCATCGGTCCCCACTGAAGGGTAGTCTGGGATAATTGGTGCATGCTTCTACCATGCAGTCTCCATCTGTCACTCAGTTGGCACTTCTGGCAGACACCTGCTCTTGGTGTGGCCCAGTATATATCAACATTCTGTCTTTTCCACATCATGATTATAGAAGTTTACACCTGCCTTCACTCTGGACCCTTTCCTTTTAGAAAGTCCTCATCTTTTCTTTTGACTTCATAAAGAAGAAACTCATCCCATGAGCTCCTTCATCTCACCATGACCTTTTCTGTGGTTATTGACTTTGGGCCCATGAGTCACATACTTCCTTTGGGCAGTTAGAGTATTTCTAGTCTTATCCCTAAAAGCCAGGCCTGCCCTGGGCAGAAGCTGAAATGGGAAGCTTTTTTTGGTATGGAATCATGTCTCACTGTGAGTTTGCACCAAGTGAATTTGCCTAGTTCACTCCTTGAGGGATGTTCCTGTCCCTGGAACTTTATATCGTGAGCAAAGGCCAGTCCTTATCCTCCTTATCCAGGTTTACCAAACCCGCATGGGAAGGCTAGTTCTCCTCCCTTCAGGGGcttttctaatataatttctttttctttgtgtcctcCCACATGCTGACATACTTAGGTGGTAGCACTGAGTTCTGGGAGAACTCTTCATGTTTAGCCCAAACCATCGTCCCCCAGTTTCCTCTGTCATTAGAAGGATTTCCAGTCTCAAAACCTGATCTGACCTCCCAGATGGATCCAGGTAAAAGGCTGTGCGTCCAGAATCTTCAAGGGATGGAGGAGGACAAAGAGATCCTGAATGGTGCTTATCCAGGTGAGTTGTGGGAGTCGTGTAAAGGGATCTTAGGGAAGTAGaaccctccctccctttctaatGAGGCAGCATTGGTaagctttcccttttccccctagTCTGCCCAGTCCTGGGTGTGTTGGTGCCCTAGAAAGAAGAATTGACTGACTGGCCTTCTCTTCCCTATGTGATTCTCCTTTTCCTCAGACCATGGCTTCTTGTCCAGCATCCTCCATGTGTAATCTTTCATCCTCTCTCACCTCTATAGACTCACAGACTataaaattggaaggaacctcCAAGACAGTCTGGTCCCACTCATATTAACTCCCTGCTCACCGCTTCTTTTCTGTTATTGCTTCCTGCCTTCTCTACATTGGTCACACCATTTCTTCTCAAAAGACTctccctcattctctttctccaccTTGCTGTCTGTGTCGTGTGACATTTGCTTGCTGAATGTTCCACTTCCCCGTCTTCCTTCTGGTTTCAAAGGGTATCAGGGACACCCAGgagtcatttttatttgaatcattctatttcctctttcagaTCGACAGTTTTCTTTTCCCGGCAAGGGCATCcatgttttctatttctcatttcaGACTACGGGATTGAGGTGGAAAACAAGGAAGTTGTTCCAAAGCAGGAAATTTCCGAAGAAGATGAATTCAAGGGCATGTTGTGGACGGGCCTGCAAAGGACTGTTCCTCAAGACCCCGGATTTGAAGAAGGCTGTGACTCTAAGGACACCTTAGAGGAGCAGAAGGAAAGCATAGTGCTGATGAGACTAAGTCAGTCTTCCCCTGCTCAAGAGAGTAGTTTCAGTCCCCTGTCTCTCTCCCAAGAGAGTATCCCCAAAGAAGAGGGAGGACATGAATTTACCATGTGGAAAGAAAGTTATGATCTGAGCTCAGCGCCTGTTGTGAGTTATATAGAAACGATAGGAGAAGGCTCCCAGAGATGTGATTTATATGACAAAAGCTTTGGACAGGATTCAGAGCTTCTAACACAGCAGAATGTAAATAGTGAAAAAAAGCCCTATGAATGTAGTGAATGTGACAAAGCCTTTAGCCGGCGTTCATACTTTATTGAGCATCAGAGGATTCATAGTGGGGAGAAGCCATATGATTGTAGTGAATGTGGCAAAGCCTTCAGGTGGTATTCAGATGTCGTGTCACATCAAAGAATTCACCGTGGAGAAAAACCTTACCAGTGTAATGATTGTGGCAAAGCCTTCAGGAAAAGCTCAGACCTTATCCAGCATCAGAGGGTTCATAGTGGGGAGAAGCCCTATGAATGTAGTCATTGTGGCAAAGTCTTTGGTCGCAGCTCTAGCCTTATTCGCCATCAAAGAATTCATAGTGGCgagaaaccctatgaatgtaaCGCTTGTGGGAAGGCCTTCAGAGATATCTCTACTTTTATTAATCATCAGAAAATTCATAGTGGTGAGAAACCCTATGAATGCGACGAATGTGGCAAAGCCTTCAGTCGCAGCTCGAGCCTGattgaacatcagagaatccatagtggagagaaaccttatgagtgtaatgaatgtggcAAAGCCTTCAGGTGGTGTTCAGACCTGGTTCCACATCTCAGAATTCATAGTGGggagaaaccttttgaatgtaacGAATGTAAGAAATCCTTTAGGAAGAGCTCAGATCTCATTTTGCATCAGAGGATTCATAGTGGAGAAAAGCCctatgaatgtaatcagtgtggcaAAGCCTTCAGGAAGAGATCCGATCTCATTCAGCACCATAGGATTCAcagtggagagaaaccttttaaatgtaatgaatgtgagaAAGCTTTTAGGACACGGTCAGACCTCGTTCAGCATCTGAGGATTCATAGTGatgagaaaccttatgaatgtaatgaatgtggcaaAGCCTTCAGGCAGAACTCAGACCTTATTCAGCACCAGAGAATTCATAGTGGAGAAAAGCCCTATGAGTGCAACAAATGTGACAAAGTCTTCTGTCGAAATTCAAGCCTCATTCGACATCAGAGGACTCACAGCAGAGATTGATTTTCGGGGTGTTACTATCCCCTGTCCGTGCTAGGGACCTTGAAGACAGGGCTTCAGTCTCTATGACTTCTTCTCGTAGCAGATCATAAAGGTCATTTGATCAATATTAGAGAACGAGGGAACAAGATGATTGAAAATTCATGTTTACCAAGAGTCACCTCTGGCTTTATTAGCTTTCATAATGGGCCTCTTAGGTCAGGAACTGAAACGGAAGGGGATGCATGGACAGCCCTGGTAATTTCCTAGACCTGTCATTTGTGCGGGCTGCTGAATTCAAAGGGTAAAGATTGGGGGGGAGGGTCTTTCTTTTAGTCCACGGCCTGTCCCTTCATCCTCTTCAGCACCTCTCTTCCATCATGATGGTTTAGGTTTCGTTTTTTTTACAGTTTGATACCCTCTATAGCTATCCGTTCTGAGCACAGGGATCTGTTTTATTAGAACGTAGGGAGCTATATGTAGGCAGGAGCTCG
This is a stretch of genomic DNA from Sminthopsis crassicaudata isolate SCR6 chromosome X, ASM4859323v1, whole genome shotgun sequence. It encodes these proteins:
- the LOC141548216 gene encoding uncharacterized protein LOC141548216 isoform X1, whose translation is MWSPLWFEGKCLMSSTYRDLRTESSNNVSPAQVLTLCPDGECRPFEDDSHVPSSQISGGSTEFWENSSCLAQTIVPQFPLSLEGFPVSKPDLTSQMDPGKRLCVQNLQGMEEDKEILNGAYPDYGIEVENKEVVPKQEISEEDEFKGMLWTGLQRTVPQDPGFEEGCDSKDTLEEQKESIVLMRLSQSSPAQESSFSPLSLSQESIPKEEGGHEFTMWKESYDLSSAPVVSYIETIGEGSQRCDLYDKSFGQDSELLTQQNVNSEKKPYECSECDKAFSRRSYFIEHQRIHSGEKPYDCSECGKAFRWYSDVVSHQRIHRGEKPYQCNDCGKAFRKSSDLIQHQRVHSGEKPYECSHCGKVFGRSSSLIRHQRIHSGEKPYECNACGKAFRDISTFINHQKIHSGEKPYECDECGKAFSRSSSLIEHQRIHSGEKPYECNECGKAFRWCSDLVPHLRIHSGEKPFECNECKKSFRKSSDLILHQRIHSGEKPYECNQCGKAFRKRSDLIQHHRIHSGEKPFKCNECEKAFRTRSDLVQHLRIHSDEKPYECNECGKAFRQNSDLIQHQRIHSGEKPYECNKCDKVFCRNSSLIRHQRTHSRD
- the LOC141548216 gene encoding uncharacterized protein LOC141548216 isoform X2 — protein: MWSPLWFEGKCLMSSTYRDLRTESSNNVLTLCPDGECRPFEDDSHVPSSQISGGSTEFWENSSCLAQTIVPQFPLSLEGFPVSKPDLTSQMDPGKRLCVQNLQGMEEDKEILNGAYPDYGIEVENKEVVPKQEISEEDEFKGMLWTGLQRTVPQDPGFEEGCDSKDTLEEQKESIVLMRLSQSSPAQESSFSPLSLSQESIPKEEGGHEFTMWKESYDLSSAPVVSYIETIGEGSQRCDLYDKSFGQDSELLTQQNVNSEKKPYECSECDKAFSRRSYFIEHQRIHSGEKPYDCSECGKAFRWYSDVVSHQRIHRGEKPYQCNDCGKAFRKSSDLIQHQRVHSGEKPYECSHCGKVFGRSSSLIRHQRIHSGEKPYECNACGKAFRDISTFINHQKIHSGEKPYECDECGKAFSRSSSLIEHQRIHSGEKPYECNECGKAFRWCSDLVPHLRIHSGEKPFECNECKKSFRKSSDLILHQRIHSGEKPYECNQCGKAFRKRSDLIQHHRIHSGEKPFKCNECEKAFRTRSDLVQHLRIHSDEKPYECNECGKAFRQNSDLIQHQRIHSGEKPYECNKCDKVFCRNSSLIRHQRTHSRD